Proteins encoded together in one Camelus dromedarius isolate mCamDro1 chromosome 11, mCamDro1.pat, whole genome shotgun sequence window:
- the TRMU gene encoding mitochondrial tRNA-specific 2-thiouridylase 1 isoform X12: MRLLQVTMHELPWKMKRFSSRSTLRGQKGFSEIDLKLEMVSQDALRRTLFPLGGLTKDFVKKIAAENRLHHVLKKKESMGICFVGKRNFENFILQYLQPRPGKFISIEDSEVLGTHKGWFLYTLGQRAKIGGLREPWYVVEKDGTKGDVLVAPRTDHPALYRDLLRTGRVHWIAEEPPAALVRDKMMECHFRFRHQMALVCRVLQRGRVPGQWENPAPGAVRLHTAEGQEQSRSGHGGLWRRPQR; this comes from the exons ATGCGGTTGCTACAGGTCACTATGCACGAACTTCCCTGGAAGATGAAGAGGTTTTCCAGCAGAAGCACATTAAGAGGCCAGAAGGGCTTTTCAGAAATCGATTTGAAATTAGAAATG GTTTCCCAGGATGCCCTGAGGAGAACCCTCTTCCCTCTGGGGGGATTAACCAAagattttgtaaagaaaatagcTGCTGAGAATAGACTTCATCATGTGCTTAAGAAGAAAGAG AGCATGGGCATCTGTTTCGTTggtaaaagaaattttgaaaatttcatccTCCAG TATTTACAGCCTCGACCTGGTAAATTTATTTCTATAGAAGACAGTGAAGTTCTGGGAACGCATAAAG GTTGGTTCCTGTACACTTTGGGCCAGAGAGCCAAGATAGGGGGCTTACGCGAGCCCTGGTACGTGGTGGAGAAGGACGGCACCAAGGGTGATGTGCTGGTG GCCCCCCGGACAGACCACCCGGCCCTGTACAGGGACCTGCTGCGGACCGGTCGCGTGCACTGGATTGCAGAGGAGCCACCCGCAGCCCTGGTCCGAGACAAGATGATGGAGTGCCACTTCCGTTTCCGCCACCAGATGGCGCTAG TTTGCCGTGTTCTACAAAGGGGACGAGTGCCTGGGCAGTGGGAAAATCCTGCGCCTGGGGCCGTCCGCCTACACACTGCAGAAGGGCAGGAGCAGAGCCGGAGTGGCCACGGAGGGCTCTGGCGACGGCCACAGCGATAG
- the TRMU gene encoding mitochondrial tRNA-specific 2-thiouridylase 1 isoform X2, with product MQAARHVVCALSGGVDSAVAALLLRRRGYQVTGVFMKNWDLLDESGVCTADKDCEDAYRVCQILDIPFRQVSYVKEYWNDVFSDFLNEYEKGRTPNPDIVCNKHIKFSCFFNYAVNNLGADAVATGHYARTSLEDEEVFQQKHIKRPEGLFRNRFEIRNAVKLLQAADSFKDQTFFLSQVSQDALRRTLFPLGGLTKDFVKKIAAENRLHHVLKKKESMGICFVGKRNFENFILQVSVLCCKGVESRFCAGPGSISNEALVFQYLQPRPGKFISIEDSEVLGTHKGWFLYTLGQRAKIGGLREPWYVVEKDGTKGDVLVAPRTDHPALYRDLLRTGRVHWIAEEPPAALVRDKMMECHFRFRHQMALVPCVLTLNQDGTVWVTAVKAVRGLTLGQFAVFYKGDECLGSGKILRLGPSAYTLQKGRSRAGVATEGSGDGHSDSPGLGPTR from the exons GTTACCAAGTGACAGGGGTGTTCATGAAGAACTGGGACTTGCTGGAtgagagtggagtttgcactgcTGACAAAGACTGCGAAGATGCTTACAGAGTTTGCCAAATCCTAGACATCCCTTTCCGTCAAGTGTCCTACGTGAAGGAGTATTGGAATGATGTGTTCAG tgattttttgaatgaatatgaaaaaggaagaacTCCCAACCCCGACATAGTCTGCAACAAGCACATCAAGTTCAGCTGTTTTTTTAATTACGCCGTGAATAATCTTG GAGCAGATGCGGTTGCTACAGGTCACTATGCACGAACTTCCCTGGAAGATGAAGAGGTTTTCCAGCAGAAGCACATTAAGAGGCCAGAAGGGCTTTTCAGAAATCGATTTGAAATTAGAAATG CGGTAAAACTTCTCCAGGCAGCTGACAGCTTTAAAGACCAGACCTTCTTTCTCAGCCAGGTTTCCCAGGATGCCCTGAGGAGAACCCTCTTCCCTCTGGGGGGATTAACCAAagattttgtaaagaaaatagcTGCTGAGAATAGACTTCATCATGTGCTTAAGAAGAAAGAG AGCATGGGCATCTGTTTCGTTggtaaaagaaattttgaaaatttcatccTCCAGGTGAGTGTTCTTTGCTGCAAAGGGGTGGAGTCACGTTTCTGCGCTGGACCTGGATCCATTAGTAACGAAGCACTTGTTTTCCAGTATTTACAGCCTCGACCTGGTAAATTTATTTCTATAGAAGACAGTGAAGTTCTGGGAACGCATAAAG GTTGGTTCCTGTACACTTTGGGCCAGAGAGCCAAGATAGGGGGCTTACGCGAGCCCTGGTACGTGGTGGAGAAGGACGGCACCAAGGGTGATGTGCTGGTG GCCCCCCGGACAGACCACCCGGCCCTGTACAGGGACCTGCTGCGGACCGGTCGCGTGCACTGGATTGCAGAGGAGCCACCCGCAGCCCTGGTCCGAGACAAGATGATGGAGTGCCACTTCCGTTTCCGCCACCAGATGGCGCTAG TGCCCTGTGTGCTGACCCTCAATCAAGATGGCACCGTGTGGGTGACGGCTGTGAAGGCTGTGCGGGGTCTCACCCTGGGACAG TTTGCCGTGTTCTACAAAGGGGACGAGTGCCTGGGCAGTGGGAAAATCCTGCGCCTGGGGCCGTCCGCCTACACACTGCAGAAGGGCAGGAGCAGAGCCGGAGTGGCCACGGAGGGCTCTGGCGACGGCCACAGCGATAGCCCAGGCCTGGGTCCCACACGCTGA
- the TRMU gene encoding mitochondrial tRNA-specific 2-thiouridylase 1 isoform X10 — protein sequence MQAARHVVCALSGGVDSAVAALLLRRRGYQVTGVFMKNWDLLDESGVCTADKDCEDAYRVCQILDIPFRQVSYVKEYWNDVFSDFLNEYEKGRTPNPDIVCNKHIKFSCFFNYAVNNLGADAVATGHYARTSLEDEEVFQQKHIKRPEGLFRNRFEIRNAVKLLQAADSFKDQTFFLSQVSQDALRRTLFPLGGLTKDFVKKIAAENRLHHVLKKKESMGICFVGKRNFENFILQYLQPRPGKFISIEDSEVLGTHKGPPDRPPGPVQGPAADRSRALDCRGATRSPGPRQDDGVPLPFPPPDGASALCADPQSRWHRVGDGCEGCAGSHPGTVCRVLQRGRVPGQWENPAPGAVRLHTAEGQEQSRSGHGGLWRRPQR from the exons GTTACCAAGTGACAGGGGTGTTCATGAAGAACTGGGACTTGCTGGAtgagagtggagtttgcactgcTGACAAAGACTGCGAAGATGCTTACAGAGTTTGCCAAATCCTAGACATCCCTTTCCGTCAAGTGTCCTACGTGAAGGAGTATTGGAATGATGTGTTCAG tgattttttgaatgaatatgaaaaaggaagaacTCCCAACCCCGACATAGTCTGCAACAAGCACATCAAGTTCAGCTGTTTTTTTAATTACGCCGTGAATAATCTTG GAGCAGATGCGGTTGCTACAGGTCACTATGCACGAACTTCCCTGGAAGATGAAGAGGTTTTCCAGCAGAAGCACATTAAGAGGCCAGAAGGGCTTTTCAGAAATCGATTTGAAATTAGAAATG CGGTAAAACTTCTCCAGGCAGCTGACAGCTTTAAAGACCAGACCTTCTTTCTCAGCCAGGTTTCCCAGGATGCCCTGAGGAGAACCCTCTTCCCTCTGGGGGGATTAACCAAagattttgtaaagaaaatagcTGCTGAGAATAGACTTCATCATGTGCTTAAGAAGAAAGAG AGCATGGGCATCTGTTTCGTTggtaaaagaaattttgaaaatttcatccTCCAG TATTTACAGCCTCGACCTGGTAAATTTATTTCTATAGAAGACAGTGAAGTTCTGGGAACGCATAAAG GCCCCCCGGACAGACCACCCGGCCCTGTACAGGGACCTGCTGCGGACCGGTCGCGTGCACTGGATTGCAGAGGAGCCACCCGCAGCCCTGGTCCGAGACAAGATGATGGAGTGCCACTTCCGTTTCCGCCACCAGATGGCGCTAG TGCCCTGTGTGCTGACCCTCAATCAAGATGGCACCGTGTGGGTGACGGCTGTGAAGGCTGTGCGGGGTCTCACCCTGGGACAG TTTGCCGTGTTCTACAAAGGGGACGAGTGCCTGGGCAGTGGGAAAATCCTGCGCCTGGGGCCGTCCGCCTACACACTGCAGAAGGGCAGGAGCAGAGCCGGAGTGGCCACGGAGGGCTCTGGCGACGGCCACAGCGATAG
- the TRMU gene encoding mitochondrial tRNA-specific 2-thiouridylase 1 isoform X8, translating to MQAARHVVCALSGGVDSAVAALLLRRRGYQVTGVFMKNWDLLDESGVCTADKDCEDAYRVCQILDIPFRQVSYVKEYWNDVFSDFLNEYEKGRTPNPDIVCNKHIKFSCFFNYAVNNLGADAVATGHYARTSLEDEEVFQQKHIKRPEGLFRNRFEIRNAVKLLQAADSFKDQTFFLSQVSQDALRRTLFPLGGLTKDFVKKIAAENRLHHVLKKKESMGICFVGKRNFENFILQVSVLCCKGVESRFCAGPGSISNEALVFQYLQPRPGKFISIEDSEVLGTHKGPPDRPPGPVQGPAADRSRALDCRGATRSPGPRQDDGVPLPFPPPDGASLPCSTKGTSAWAVGKSCAWGRPPTHCRRAGAEPEWPRRALATATAIAQAWVPHADGG from the exons GTTACCAAGTGACAGGGGTGTTCATGAAGAACTGGGACTTGCTGGAtgagagtggagtttgcactgcTGACAAAGACTGCGAAGATGCTTACAGAGTTTGCCAAATCCTAGACATCCCTTTCCGTCAAGTGTCCTACGTGAAGGAGTATTGGAATGATGTGTTCAG tgattttttgaatgaatatgaaaaaggaagaacTCCCAACCCCGACATAGTCTGCAACAAGCACATCAAGTTCAGCTGTTTTTTTAATTACGCCGTGAATAATCTTG GAGCAGATGCGGTTGCTACAGGTCACTATGCACGAACTTCCCTGGAAGATGAAGAGGTTTTCCAGCAGAAGCACATTAAGAGGCCAGAAGGGCTTTTCAGAAATCGATTTGAAATTAGAAATG CGGTAAAACTTCTCCAGGCAGCTGACAGCTTTAAAGACCAGACCTTCTTTCTCAGCCAGGTTTCCCAGGATGCCCTGAGGAGAACCCTCTTCCCTCTGGGGGGATTAACCAAagattttgtaaagaaaatagcTGCTGAGAATAGACTTCATCATGTGCTTAAGAAGAAAGAG AGCATGGGCATCTGTTTCGTTggtaaaagaaattttgaaaatttcatccTCCAGGTGAGTGTTCTTTGCTGCAAAGGGGTGGAGTCACGTTTCTGCGCTGGACCTGGATCCATTAGTAACGAAGCACTTGTTTTCCAGTATTTACAGCCTCGACCTGGTAAATTTATTTCTATAGAAGACAGTGAAGTTCTGGGAACGCATAAAG GCCCCCCGGACAGACCACCCGGCCCTGTACAGGGACCTGCTGCGGACCGGTCGCGTGCACTGGATTGCAGAGGAGCCACCCGCAGCCCTGGTCCGAGACAAGATGATGGAGTGCCACTTCCGTTTCCGCCACCAGATGGCGCTAG TTTGCCGTGTTCTACAAAGGGGACGAGTGCCTGGGCAGTGGGAAAATCCTGCGCCTGGGGCCGTCCGCCTACACACTGCAGAAGGGCAGGAGCAGAGCCGGAGTGGCCACGGAGGGCTCTGGCGACGGCCACAGCGATAGCCCAGGCCTGGGTCCCACACGCTGATGGAGGCTGA
- the TRMU gene encoding mitochondrial tRNA-specific 2-thiouridylase 1 isoform X6, producing the protein MQAARHVVCALSGGVDSAVAALLLRRRGYQVTGVFMKNWDLLDESGVCTADKDCEDAYRVCQILDIPFRQVSYVKEYWNDVFSDFLNEYEKGRTPNPDIVCNKHIKFSCFFNYAVNNLGADAVATGHYARTSLEDEEVFQQKHIKRPEGLFRNRFEIRNAVKLLQAADSFKDQTFFLSQVSQDALRRTLFPLGGLTKDFVKKIAAENRLHHVLKKKESMGICFVGKRNFENFILQVSVLCCKGVESRFCAGPGSISNEALVFQYLQPRPGKFISIEDSEVLGTHKGWFLYTLGQRAKIGGLREPWYVVEKDGTKGDVLVAPRTDHPALYRDLLRTGRVHWIAEEPPAALVRDKMMECHFRFRHQMALVCRVLQRGRVPGQWENPAPGAVRLHTAEGQEQSRSGHGGLWRRPQR; encoded by the exons GTTACCAAGTGACAGGGGTGTTCATGAAGAACTGGGACTTGCTGGAtgagagtggagtttgcactgcTGACAAAGACTGCGAAGATGCTTACAGAGTTTGCCAAATCCTAGACATCCCTTTCCGTCAAGTGTCCTACGTGAAGGAGTATTGGAATGATGTGTTCAG tgattttttgaatgaatatgaaaaaggaagaacTCCCAACCCCGACATAGTCTGCAACAAGCACATCAAGTTCAGCTGTTTTTTTAATTACGCCGTGAATAATCTTG GAGCAGATGCGGTTGCTACAGGTCACTATGCACGAACTTCCCTGGAAGATGAAGAGGTTTTCCAGCAGAAGCACATTAAGAGGCCAGAAGGGCTTTTCAGAAATCGATTTGAAATTAGAAATG CGGTAAAACTTCTCCAGGCAGCTGACAGCTTTAAAGACCAGACCTTCTTTCTCAGCCAGGTTTCCCAGGATGCCCTGAGGAGAACCCTCTTCCCTCTGGGGGGATTAACCAAagattttgtaaagaaaatagcTGCTGAGAATAGACTTCATCATGTGCTTAAGAAGAAAGAG AGCATGGGCATCTGTTTCGTTggtaaaagaaattttgaaaatttcatccTCCAGGTGAGTGTTCTTTGCTGCAAAGGGGTGGAGTCACGTTTCTGCGCTGGACCTGGATCCATTAGTAACGAAGCACTTGTTTTCCAGTATTTACAGCCTCGACCTGGTAAATTTATTTCTATAGAAGACAGTGAAGTTCTGGGAACGCATAAAG GTTGGTTCCTGTACACTTTGGGCCAGAGAGCCAAGATAGGGGGCTTACGCGAGCCCTGGTACGTGGTGGAGAAGGACGGCACCAAGGGTGATGTGCTGGTG GCCCCCCGGACAGACCACCCGGCCCTGTACAGGGACCTGCTGCGGACCGGTCGCGTGCACTGGATTGCAGAGGAGCCACCCGCAGCCCTGGTCCGAGACAAGATGATGGAGTGCCACTTCCGTTTCCGCCACCAGATGGCGCTAG TTTGCCGTGTTCTACAAAGGGGACGAGTGCCTGGGCAGTGGGAAAATCCTGCGCCTGGGGCCGTCCGCCTACACACTGCAGAAGGGCAGGAGCAGAGCCGGAGTGGCCACGGAGGGCTCTGGCGACGGCCACAGCGATAG
- the TRMU gene encoding mitochondrial tRNA-specific 2-thiouridylase 1 isoform X7: MQAARHVVCALSGGVDSAVAALLLRRRGYQVTGVFMKNWDLLDESGVCTADKDCEDAYRVCQILDIPFRQVSYVKEYWNDVFSDFLNEYEKGRTPNPDIVCNKHIKFSCFFNYAVNNLGADAVATGHYARTSLEDEEVFQQKHIKRPEGLFRNRFEIRNAVKLLQAADSFKDQTFFLSQVSQDALRRTLFPLGGLTKDFVKKIAAENRLHHVLKKKESMGICFVGKRNFENFILQVSVLCCKGVESRFCAGPGSISNEALVFQYLQPRPGKFISIEDSEVLGTHKGPPDRPPGPVQGPAADRSRALDCRGATRSPGPRQDDGVPLPFPPPDGASALCADPQSRWHRVGDGCEGCAGSHPGTVCRVLQRGRVPGQWENPAPGAVRLHTAEGQEQSRSGHGGLWRRPQR; this comes from the exons GTTACCAAGTGACAGGGGTGTTCATGAAGAACTGGGACTTGCTGGAtgagagtggagtttgcactgcTGACAAAGACTGCGAAGATGCTTACAGAGTTTGCCAAATCCTAGACATCCCTTTCCGTCAAGTGTCCTACGTGAAGGAGTATTGGAATGATGTGTTCAG tgattttttgaatgaatatgaaaaaggaagaacTCCCAACCCCGACATAGTCTGCAACAAGCACATCAAGTTCAGCTGTTTTTTTAATTACGCCGTGAATAATCTTG GAGCAGATGCGGTTGCTACAGGTCACTATGCACGAACTTCCCTGGAAGATGAAGAGGTTTTCCAGCAGAAGCACATTAAGAGGCCAGAAGGGCTTTTCAGAAATCGATTTGAAATTAGAAATG CGGTAAAACTTCTCCAGGCAGCTGACAGCTTTAAAGACCAGACCTTCTTTCTCAGCCAGGTTTCCCAGGATGCCCTGAGGAGAACCCTCTTCCCTCTGGGGGGATTAACCAAagattttgtaaagaaaatagcTGCTGAGAATAGACTTCATCATGTGCTTAAGAAGAAAGAG AGCATGGGCATCTGTTTCGTTggtaaaagaaattttgaaaatttcatccTCCAGGTGAGTGTTCTTTGCTGCAAAGGGGTGGAGTCACGTTTCTGCGCTGGACCTGGATCCATTAGTAACGAAGCACTTGTTTTCCAGTATTTACAGCCTCGACCTGGTAAATTTATTTCTATAGAAGACAGTGAAGTTCTGGGAACGCATAAAG GCCCCCCGGACAGACCACCCGGCCCTGTACAGGGACCTGCTGCGGACCGGTCGCGTGCACTGGATTGCAGAGGAGCCACCCGCAGCCCTGGTCCGAGACAAGATGATGGAGTGCCACTTCCGTTTCCGCCACCAGATGGCGCTAG TGCCCTGTGTGCTGACCCTCAATCAAGATGGCACCGTGTGGGTGACGGCTGTGAAGGCTGTGCGGGGTCTCACCCTGGGACAG TTTGCCGTGTTCTACAAAGGGGACGAGTGCCTGGGCAGTGGGAAAATCCTGCGCCTGGGGCCGTCCGCCTACACACTGCAGAAGGGCAGGAGCAGAGCCGGAGTGGCCACGGAGGGCTCTGGCGACGGCCACAGCGATAG
- the TRMU gene encoding mitochondrial tRNA-specific 2-thiouridylase 1 isoform X1, protein MQAARHVVCALSGGVDSAVAALLLRRRGYQVTGVFMKNWDLLDESGVCTADKDCEDAYRVCQILDIPFRQVSYVKEYWNDVFSDFLNEYEKGRTPNPDIVCNKHIKFSCFFNYAVNNLGADAVATGHYARTSLEDEEVFQQKHIKRPEGLFRNRFEIRNAVKLLQAADSFKDQTFFLSQVSQDALRRTLFPLGGLTKDFVKKIAAENRLHHVLKKKESMGICFVGKRNFENFILQVSVLCCKGVESRFCAGPGSISNEALVFQYLQPRPGKFISIEDSEVLGTHKGWFLYTLGQRAKIGGLREPWYVVEKDGTKGDVLVAPRTDHPALYRDLLRTGRVHWIAEEPPAALVRDKMMECHFRFRHQMALGARGLGLSTLGKARALLQGSFSSPSALCADPQSRWHRVGDGCEGCAGSHPGTVCRVLQRGRVPGQWENPAPGAVRLHTAEGQEQSRSGHGGLWRRPQR, encoded by the exons GTTACCAAGTGACAGGGGTGTTCATGAAGAACTGGGACTTGCTGGAtgagagtggagtttgcactgcTGACAAAGACTGCGAAGATGCTTACAGAGTTTGCCAAATCCTAGACATCCCTTTCCGTCAAGTGTCCTACGTGAAGGAGTATTGGAATGATGTGTTCAG tgattttttgaatgaatatgaaaaaggaagaacTCCCAACCCCGACATAGTCTGCAACAAGCACATCAAGTTCAGCTGTTTTTTTAATTACGCCGTGAATAATCTTG GAGCAGATGCGGTTGCTACAGGTCACTATGCACGAACTTCCCTGGAAGATGAAGAGGTTTTCCAGCAGAAGCACATTAAGAGGCCAGAAGGGCTTTTCAGAAATCGATTTGAAATTAGAAATG CGGTAAAACTTCTCCAGGCAGCTGACAGCTTTAAAGACCAGACCTTCTTTCTCAGCCAGGTTTCCCAGGATGCCCTGAGGAGAACCCTCTTCCCTCTGGGGGGATTAACCAAagattttgtaaagaaaatagcTGCTGAGAATAGACTTCATCATGTGCTTAAGAAGAAAGAG AGCATGGGCATCTGTTTCGTTggtaaaagaaattttgaaaatttcatccTCCAGGTGAGTGTTCTTTGCTGCAAAGGGGTGGAGTCACGTTTCTGCGCTGGACCTGGATCCATTAGTAACGAAGCACTTGTTTTCCAGTATTTACAGCCTCGACCTGGTAAATTTATTTCTATAGAAGACAGTGAAGTTCTGGGAACGCATAAAG GTTGGTTCCTGTACACTTTGGGCCAGAGAGCCAAGATAGGGGGCTTACGCGAGCCCTGGTACGTGGTGGAGAAGGACGGCACCAAGGGTGATGTGCTGGTG GCCCCCCGGACAGACCACCCGGCCCTGTACAGGGACCTGCTGCGGACCGGTCGCGTGCACTGGATTGCAGAGGAGCCACCCGCAGCCCTGGTCCGAGACAAGATGATGGAGTGCCACTTCCGTTTCCGCCACCAGATGGCGCTAG gAGCCCGAGGCCTGGGGCTGAGCACACTTGGCAAGGCCCGTGCCCTCCTCCAAGGGTCCTTCTCTTCACCCAGTGCCCTGTGTGCTGACCCTCAATCAAGATGGCACCGTGTGGGTGACGGCTGTGAAGGCTGTGCGGGGTCTCACCCTGGGACAG TTTGCCGTGTTCTACAAAGGGGACGAGTGCCTGGGCAGTGGGAAAATCCTGCGCCTGGGGCCGTCCGCCTACACACTGCAGAAGGGCAGGAGCAGAGCCGGAGTGGCCACGGAGGGCTCTGGCGACGGCCACAGCGATAG
- the TRMU gene encoding mitochondrial tRNA-specific 2-thiouridylase 1 isoform X11, with amino-acid sequence MRLLQVTMHELPWKMKRFSSRSTLRGQKGFSEIDLKLEMVSQDALRRTLFPLGGLTKDFVKKIAAENRLHHVLKKKESMGICFVGKRNFENFILQYLQPRPGKFISIEDSEVLGTHKGWFLYTLGQRAKIGGLREPWYVVEKDGTKGDVLVAPRTDHPALYRDLLRTGRVHWIAEEPPAALVRDKMMECHFRFRHQMALVPCVLTLNQDGTVWVTAVKAVRGLTLGQFAVFYKGDECLGSGKILRLGPSAYTLQKGRSRAGVATEGSGDGHSDSPGLGPTR; translated from the exons ATGCGGTTGCTACAGGTCACTATGCACGAACTTCCCTGGAAGATGAAGAGGTTTTCCAGCAGAAGCACATTAAGAGGCCAGAAGGGCTTTTCAGAAATCGATTTGAAATTAGAAATG GTTTCCCAGGATGCCCTGAGGAGAACCCTCTTCCCTCTGGGGGGATTAACCAAagattttgtaaagaaaatagcTGCTGAGAATAGACTTCATCATGTGCTTAAGAAGAAAGAG AGCATGGGCATCTGTTTCGTTggtaaaagaaattttgaaaatttcatccTCCAG TATTTACAGCCTCGACCTGGTAAATTTATTTCTATAGAAGACAGTGAAGTTCTGGGAACGCATAAAG GTTGGTTCCTGTACACTTTGGGCCAGAGAGCCAAGATAGGGGGCTTACGCGAGCCCTGGTACGTGGTGGAGAAGGACGGCACCAAGGGTGATGTGCTGGTG GCCCCCCGGACAGACCACCCGGCCCTGTACAGGGACCTGCTGCGGACCGGTCGCGTGCACTGGATTGCAGAGGAGCCACCCGCAGCCCTGGTCCGAGACAAGATGATGGAGTGCCACTTCCGTTTCCGCCACCAGATGGCGCTAG TGCCCTGTGTGCTGACCCTCAATCAAGATGGCACCGTGTGGGTGACGGCTGTGAAGGCTGTGCGGGGTCTCACCCTGGGACAG TTTGCCGTGTTCTACAAAGGGGACGAGTGCCTGGGCAGTGGGAAAATCCTGCGCCTGGGGCCGTCCGCCTACACACTGCAGAAGGGCAGGAGCAGAGCCGGAGTGGCCACGGAGGGCTCTGGCGACGGCCACAGCGATAGCCCAGGCCTGGGTCCCACACGCTGA
- the TRMU gene encoding mitochondrial tRNA-specific 2-thiouridylase 1 isoform X5 — protein sequence MQAARHVVCALSGGVDSAVAALLLRRRGYQVTGVFMKNWDLLDESGVCTADKDCEDAYRVCQILDIPFRQVSYVKEYWNDVFSDFLNEYEKGRTPNPDIVCNKHIKFSCFFNYAVNNLGADAVATGHYARTSLEDEEVFQQKHIKRPEGLFRNRFEIRNAVKLLQAADSFKDQTFFLSQVSQDALRRTLFPLGGLTKDFVKKIAAENRLHHVLKKKESMGICFVGKRNFENFILQYLQPRPGKFISIEDSEVLGTHKGWFLYTLGQRAKIGGLREPWYVVEKDGTKGDVLVAPRTDHPALYRDLLRTGRVHWIAEEPPAALVRDKMMECHFRFRHQMALVPCVLTLNQDGTVWVTAVKAVRGLTLGQFAVFYKGDECLGSGKILRLGPSAYTLQKGRSRAGVATEGSGDGHSDSPGLGPTR from the exons GTTACCAAGTGACAGGGGTGTTCATGAAGAACTGGGACTTGCTGGAtgagagtggagtttgcactgcTGACAAAGACTGCGAAGATGCTTACAGAGTTTGCCAAATCCTAGACATCCCTTTCCGTCAAGTGTCCTACGTGAAGGAGTATTGGAATGATGTGTTCAG tgattttttgaatgaatatgaaaaaggaagaacTCCCAACCCCGACATAGTCTGCAACAAGCACATCAAGTTCAGCTGTTTTTTTAATTACGCCGTGAATAATCTTG GAGCAGATGCGGTTGCTACAGGTCACTATGCACGAACTTCCCTGGAAGATGAAGAGGTTTTCCAGCAGAAGCACATTAAGAGGCCAGAAGGGCTTTTCAGAAATCGATTTGAAATTAGAAATG CGGTAAAACTTCTCCAGGCAGCTGACAGCTTTAAAGACCAGACCTTCTTTCTCAGCCAGGTTTCCCAGGATGCCCTGAGGAGAACCCTCTTCCCTCTGGGGGGATTAACCAAagattttgtaaagaaaatagcTGCTGAGAATAGACTTCATCATGTGCTTAAGAAGAAAGAG AGCATGGGCATCTGTTTCGTTggtaaaagaaattttgaaaatttcatccTCCAG TATTTACAGCCTCGACCTGGTAAATTTATTTCTATAGAAGACAGTGAAGTTCTGGGAACGCATAAAG GTTGGTTCCTGTACACTTTGGGCCAGAGAGCCAAGATAGGGGGCTTACGCGAGCCCTGGTACGTGGTGGAGAAGGACGGCACCAAGGGTGATGTGCTGGTG GCCCCCCGGACAGACCACCCGGCCCTGTACAGGGACCTGCTGCGGACCGGTCGCGTGCACTGGATTGCAGAGGAGCCACCCGCAGCCCTGGTCCGAGACAAGATGATGGAGTGCCACTTCCGTTTCCGCCACCAGATGGCGCTAG TGCCCTGTGTGCTGACCCTCAATCAAGATGGCACCGTGTGGGTGACGGCTGTGAAGGCTGTGCGGGGTCTCACCCTGGGACAG TTTGCCGTGTTCTACAAAGGGGACGAGTGCCTGGGCAGTGGGAAAATCCTGCGCCTGGGGCCGTCCGCCTACACACTGCAGAAGGGCAGGAGCAGAGCCGGAGTGGCCACGGAGGGCTCTGGCGACGGCCACAGCGATAGCCCAGGCCTGGGTCCCACACGCTGA